In Mycoavidus cysteinexigens, a genomic segment contains:
- a CDS encoding DNA polymerase III subunit chi, producing MTQIDFHTHVGDPLDYACRLARKVYAAGQPLLVLAEPALLRVFDARLWTFSALEFIPHCMADDALCAVTPIVLATQAKPALYGRILLNLGTVVASDFAQFTRVLEVVGSGADELAAARDRYRFYREQGYQPNSYKRGD from the coding sequence ATGACGCAAATTGATTTTCATACGCATGTTGGAGATCCGCTTGACTATGCGTGCCGGCTCGCGCGCAAAGTCTATGCCGCAGGCCAGCCTTTGCTAGTGCTGGCTGAGCCTGCGCTTTTGCGAGTTTTTGATGCGCGCTTATGGACCTTTTCCGCGCTTGAATTTATTCCGCATTGCATGGCAGATGATGCGCTTTGTGCAGTCACCCCGATCGTTTTAGCGACGCAGGCAAAACCCGCCTTATATGGCCGGATTTTGCTCAATCTTGGGACTGTTGTAGCGTCGGATTTTGCCCAGTTTACGCGCGTGCTTGAAGTCGTTGGCAGCGGGGCGGATGAGCTTGCCGCTGCGCGTGACAGGTACCGCTTTTATCGTGAGCAAGGTTATCAGCCTAACAGTTATAAGCGGGGTGATTAA
- a CDS encoding leucyl aminopeptidase, translated as MDFSIKACNWNRATQTEMLQAQSNCIVIGLFEGSSLLGIAKQIDQAMDGAVGRLVKAGEVSGKCGVVRMLHETVGPSAARVLVVGLGPRENLNAKVFTQATRAVARALLITPTLFPRIKNVCWTLAQECSNELAAAAGVRLSISLMREIAYQFTQLKSTSEPSQARPQKVIITVHAADEKNAKVAAKQGVALANGMDLTRDLANLPGNICTPAYLAQTAQELAREFALKAEVLEQKQLEKLKMGAFLAVAKGSTEAPKLIVLHYQGAAAKTKPIVLVGKGITFDAGGISLKPGEGMDEMKYDMCGAAAALGVLRVVAELGVKLNLIVVIPTCENLPAGNAYKPGDILTSMSGQTIEVLNTDAEGRLILCDALTYVERFKPALVIDIATLTGACVIALGHHHSGLYTKEDVVANELLAAAAVSADAAWRMPLDDEYQEQLKSNFADMANIGGRPAGSVTAACFLARFTQAYPWAHLDIAGTAWKSGAAKGATGRPVPLLTQFLLERATR; from the coding sequence ATGGACTTTAGCATAAAAGCATGTAACTGGAATAGAGCCACCCAAACTGAAATGCTGCAGGCGCAGTCTAATTGTATAGTGATTGGGCTCTTTGAAGGCAGTTCCCTGTTAGGTATTGCTAAACAAATCGATCAAGCAATGGATGGCGCAGTGGGTCGGCTCGTAAAAGCAGGCGAGGTCAGCGGCAAGTGCGGCGTGGTGCGGATGTTGCATGAGACCGTCGGTCCGAGCGCAGCTCGCGTTTTAGTGGTTGGCCTTGGGCCACGTGAGAATCTTAACGCGAAAGTTTTTACGCAAGCCACGCGGGCCGTGGCGCGCGCGCTTTTAATCACGCCCACGTTGTTTCCACGCATCAAAAATGTATGCTGGACACTGGCCCAAGAATGCAGCAACGAATTGGCTGCGGCAGCAGGGGTGCGCTTGTCGATTAGTTTAATGCGCGAAATCGCCTATCAATTTACGCAGCTAAAAAGCACCTCTGAGCCTAGCCAGGCTCGGCCCCAAAAGGTCATTATCACGGTGCATGCAGCGGACGAAAAAAATGCCAAAGTGGCGGCTAAACAGGGTGTTGCGCTGGCTAACGGGATGGATCTTACGCGTGATTTAGCCAATTTGCCTGGCAATATTTGCACGCCAGCTTACTTAGCGCAGACGGCGCAAGAGCTGGCGCGTGAATTTGCATTAAAAGCCGAGGTATTGGAGCAAAAACAATTAGAAAAGCTAAAAATGGGCGCATTTCTAGCGGTTGCCAAAGGCTCGACCGAAGCACCAAAACTGATTGTGTTGCATTATCAAGGGGCGGCGGCAAAAACCAAGCCGATTGTCCTGGTCGGCAAGGGGATTACTTTCGATGCGGGCGGGATTTCGCTCAAACCCGGCGAAGGCATGGATGAAATGAAGTACGATATGTGTGGCGCGGCCGCGGCGCTTGGCGTGTTGCGTGTGGTAGCCGAACTCGGTGTAAAGCTGAATCTTATTGTCGTGATTCCAACTTGTGAAAACCTGCCCGCGGGCAATGCCTATAAACCAGGCGATATTTTGACGAGCATGTCAGGACAGACGATTGAGGTTTTGAATACAGATGCTGAAGGGCGTTTGATTTTGTGCGATGCACTAACTTATGTTGAGCGTTTTAAACCGGCGCTTGTGATTGATATTGCAACCCTAACCGGGGCGTGTGTGATCGCGCTAGGCCACCATCATAGTGGCTTATATACGAAAGAAGACGTAGTCGCGAATGAATTACTTGCGGCTGCCGCAGTGTCGGCTGATGCGGCATGGCGTATGCCGCTTGATGATGAATATCAAGAACAACTGAAATCAAATTTTGCCGATATGGCGAACATCGGCGGGCGTCCTGCCGGTAGTGTTACTGCGGCTTGTTTCTTAGCTCGCTTTACGCAAGCTTATCCTTGGGCGCATTTGGATATTGCAGGTACTGCCTGGAAAAGCGGCGCGGCCAAAGGCGCAACTGGGCGGCCGGTGCCATTGTTGACGCAATTTTTGCTTGAGCGCGCAACTCGCTAA
- the lptF gene encoding LPS export ABC transporter permease LptF — translation MIFERSLQRELAYTALAVFMVLLTIMLATMMIRIVGFAASGKVDPRDVLSLIGLTVIGYLAVMLIVTLFVTILFVLTRWYRDSEMVVWMSSGVSLTHLIKPIAVFSAPLIVAITFFAFVGWPWSNEQSKILREHFAQRDEVSLLAPGQFRESAANKRVFFIESISPDATQVRNVFVSSTENGKVSIIVSSQGHIMTQPDGERFVVLENGRRYDGQPGQPDYRIMSFERYGVRIGEQRFVNTPSSTSTSTLQLIQQPSSVNLAELAWRAGLPLIAINLMLLAIPLAYQNPRRSRTINLVMAVLIYLTYSNLLNLMQSWIEQGKISFGVGLCILHLIAAAVVALLFGLRTLQRPWLSYLSMARSKEK, via the coding sequence ATGATTTTCGAACGTTCCCTGCAACGCGAGCTTGCATATACGGCGCTAGCCGTGTTTATGGTGTTGCTAACCATTATGTTAGCCACCATGATGATTCGCATTGTCGGCTTTGCCGCCTCAGGCAAGGTCGATCCGCGCGATGTACTTTCGCTGATTGGCCTTACCGTGATTGGTTATCTCGCCGTCATGCTGATTGTGACACTATTTGTCACAATTCTGTTTGTACTGACCCGCTGGTACCGAGATTCAGAAATGGTGGTTTGGATGTCATCTGGCGTTAGTCTGACGCATTTGATTAAGCCAATTGCGGTTTTTTCGGCGCCGTTGATTGTAGCCATTACGTTTTTCGCTTTCGTCGGCTGGCCCTGGTCAAACGAACAGAGCAAAATTTTGCGCGAACATTTTGCGCAGCGTGACGAGGTTTCTTTGCTGGCACCGGGTCAGTTTCGAGAATCCGCCGCGAACAAGCGGGTTTTTTTCATCGAAAGCATCTCGCCTGACGCCACCCAGGTACGCAATGTTTTTGTCAGTAGTACCGAAAATGGCAAAGTCAGCATTATCGTTTCAAGCCAGGGGCACATCATGACGCAACCTGATGGCGAGCGTTTTGTGGTGCTTGAAAATGGGCGTCGCTACGATGGTCAACCGGGCCAACCTGACTACCGCATTATGTCATTTGAACGCTATGGGGTGCGCATTGGCGAACAACGCTTTGTTAACACCCCCTCCTCGACCAGCACCTCAACTTTACAACTTATCCAGCAGCCCAGTTCAGTCAATTTAGCCGAACTTGCATGGCGCGCAGGTTTGCCATTGATTGCGATCAATTTGATGCTGCTCGCCATTCCGCTGGCCTATCAAAATCCCCGCCGCAGCCGCACCATCAATTTGGTTATGGCGGTTTTGATTTACCTGACCTATTCAAATCTACTGAACTTAATGCAATCTTGGATTGAGCAAGGCAAAATCTCGTTCGGCGTAGGGCTATGCATCTTGCATCTGATTGCTGCCGCTGTGGTCGCGCTACTTTTTGGGTTACGCACCCTTCAGCGGCCGTGGCTTAGCTATCTATCGATGGCTAGATCTAAAGAGAAATAA
- the lptG gene encoding LPS export ABC transporter permease LptG — MPTSLLVYEGYLARQIYATFGFVLFAFSGLFFFFDLISELNSIGQHNYKFGYAVIRVALLAPSRLYEIIPVAALISAIYIFATMAANSEYTILRISGLSTRHALGALAKIGVPLVAATFLLGEAVSPYADQLSERVRLEALGSSVSSNFRSGVWVKDTLDNDGAGRPVMRFLNVGELMPDATIRHVRIYEFDHQFQLTDVRVAQRGKFIPPDHWQLTEVHATHLSKPTSLPPSSSVVNQKPDLLQPIYHAAQVALPEYLMRSQLTPQILSVLLVAPDRMSMLDLFSYIRHLQENHQDTQRYEIALWRKFLYPFTVWVMLALSLPFAYLHTRAGVVGVKVFGGIMLGMSFQLINTLFSHIGTLNTWPAPLTAATPSLIYIAFGLIALRWVDRH; from the coding sequence ATGCCCACTTCTCTATTGGTCTACGAAGGTTATTTAGCGCGCCAGATTTATGCCACGTTCGGCTTTGTGCTGTTTGCATTTTCTGGGCTCTTCTTCTTTTTTGATTTGATTAGCGAGCTCAACTCAATCGGACAGCACAATTATAAGTTTGGTTACGCTGTGATACGCGTCGCTTTACTCGCTCCATCTCGCTTATACGAAATTATTCCAGTGGCGGCGTTAATTAGCGCAATTTATATCTTCGCCACCATGGCCGCCAACTCGGAGTACACCATCTTGCGCATTAGCGGTTTATCGACCCGGCACGCCCTTGGCGCTTTAGCCAAAATTGGCGTACCGTTAGTTGCCGCTACTTTTCTCCTGGGCGAAGCAGTGAGCCCTTACGCAGATCAATTATCGGAGCGTGTGCGACTCGAAGCATTAGGCTCCTCCGTATCCTCGAATTTTCGCTCTGGGGTGTGGGTCAAAGATACGCTAGACAATGACGGCGCAGGGCGTCCAGTCATGCGCTTTCTGAATGTTGGCGAACTCATGCCTGATGCAACAATTCGCCATGTTCGAATTTATGAATTCGATCATCAATTTCAATTAACCGATGTACGCGTTGCTCAACGAGGCAAATTTATCCCTCCTGATCATTGGCAGCTGACTGAGGTTCATGCAACCCACTTATCTAAACCAACCTCCTTGCCGCCATCAAGCAGTGTGGTGAATCAAAAACCTGACCTGTTGCAACCGATTTATCACGCGGCTCAAGTTGCCTTGCCCGAATATTTAATGCGCTCCCAACTGACCCCCCAAATTCTCTCTGTGCTGCTGGTCGCGCCTGACCGTATGTCAATGCTCGATTTATTTTCATATATTCGCCATTTACAAGAAAATCATCAAGACACGCAGCGCTATGAGATTGCCCTCTGGCGCAAATTTCTCTACCCCTTCACGGTTTGGGTCATGCTTGCGCTTTCTTTGCCATTTGCCTATCTACATACCCGCGCCGGCGTAGTCGGCGTTAAAGTATTTGGCGGCATTATGCTCGGCATGAGCTTTCAGCTCATCAACACCCTATTCTCCCATATCGGCACGCTCAATACCTGGCCCGCGCCGCTTACCGCTGCTACGCCAAGCCTGATTTATATTGCATTTGGCTTAATTGCACTGCGTTGGGTTGACCGCCATTAA
- the parS gene encoding type II RES/Xre toxin-antitoxin system antitoxin yields MNSTAAHISTGVLLGGTAVLNQAPHSALEWVNIIRRGISSRAVDAMLKSIGLSQAELATALAIPERTLARRKREGLLSSEESSKLFRLARVVVRATQTFADLKTATDWLKSPTPALGGATPLSLVDTDIGAESVLDTLGRIEQGVFC; encoded by the coding sequence ATGAACTCTACCGCAGCCCATATCTCTACTGGCGTTTTACTGGGCGGCACAGCCGTCTTAAATCAAGCGCCGCACTCAGCGCTAGAATGGGTTAACATCATTCGGCGCGGCATTTCATCCCGCGCGGTAGATGCCATGCTGAAGTCCATTGGCCTATCGCAAGCCGAGCTTGCCACAGCCCTTGCGATTCCGGAGCGCACCCTTGCTCGGCGCAAGCGTGAAGGCTTGCTGAGTAGCGAAGAATCCTCCAAACTCTTTAGACTAGCACGCGTCGTCGTGCGCGCTACACAGACTTTCGCAGACTTAAAAACGGCTACCGATTGGCTAAAATCCCCTACCCCAGCGCTGGGTGGAGCAACTCCACTCAGTCTAGTCGATACGGATATTGGCGCGGAGAGCGTCTTGGACACCCTAGGTCGAATCGAACAAGGGGTGTTTTGCTAA
- a CDS encoding LysR substrate-binding domain-containing protein has protein sequence MNLHQFYFVREAVRRSFNLTEAAKALATSQPGVSKAIIELEDELGVDIFRRHGKRVRSLTEPGRAILLSVEKILQEIDNIKRVGKEYAEQDQGKLVLAAAQACTRYTLPSIVTEFKKKFPRVRLSIMPGTPTQVADRVNSEEADLGLITAAVTGYPELNLVPSAPWHYVAVMPSNHPLMANELFTLEELARYPLLIYDTGCTSSYAKLIQTFELQSLTPEIALRATDADTIKTYLELGLGIGIVPNITVDAQLKSGTLRALSLAHLFGSYMSYIVHKQGVYLRRYMTTLIEMLAAQHSEVEPMPNDEYSTNAL, from the coding sequence ATGAACCTGCATCAGTTTTACTTTGTGCGCGAAGCCGTTCGGCGAAGTTTCAATTTAACTGAAGCGGCTAAAGCACTGGCGACGTCACAGCCCGGCGTATCAAAAGCGATTATCGAACTTGAAGATGAATTAGGGGTCGATATTTTTAGGCGGCATGGCAAGCGAGTACGCTCACTCACTGAGCCTGGACGCGCGATTTTACTATCCGTTGAAAAAATTCTGCAAGAAATCGATAATATTAAACGTGTAGGCAAAGAGTATGCTGAGCAAGATCAGGGCAAACTCGTACTGGCTGCTGCCCAAGCCTGCACCCGCTACACGCTGCCCTCTATCGTTACGGAATTCAAGAAAAAATTTCCCCGCGTGCGCTTATCCATTATGCCAGGCACGCCCACTCAAGTAGCAGATCGAGTCAATAGCGAGGAGGCAGATCTCGGGCTAATTACCGCAGCGGTGACGGGTTATCCAGAACTCAATTTAGTACCCTCTGCGCCCTGGCATTATGTCGCTGTCATGCCGAGCAATCACCCGCTGATGGCCAATGAGCTATTCACCCTTGAAGAGCTCGCACGCTATCCGCTACTGATCTATGACACTGGCTGCACAAGTAGCTACGCTAAGCTGATTCAAACGTTTGAGCTCCAGTCACTAACCCCAGAAATTGCGCTTAGAGCGACTGACGCTGACACCATCAAAACCTATCTTGAACTAGGTTTAGGCATTGGGATCGTACCCAATATCACCGTGGATGCCCAACTCAAGAGCGGCACGCTACGCGCACTGTCATTAGCTCATTTATTTGGCAGCTATATGAGCTATATTGTGCATAAACAAGGGGTTTACCTACGCCGCTATATGACTACCCTGATTGAAATGCTAGCGGCGCAACACAGCGAAGTTGAACCCATGCCAAATGACGAATATTCAACTAACGCACTTTAA
- a CDS encoding RES family NAD+ phosphorylase, which translates to MLTVWRIVVEQHAPTAFSGEGARLYGGRWNPKGISVIYTAQSQSLAALEMLAQDMPLRARYLMIPAKVPKQLIAALDLPQLPSNWREPAARSTLQMIGATWVNTGQSAVLAVPSVIIPTELNYILNPKHPDFPKIELGQPTPFTLDMRLLSNLMQ; encoded by the coding sequence ATGCTAACCGTTTGGCGGATTGTAGTTGAGCAGCATGCCCCCACAGCTTTTTCGGGTGAAGGGGCGCGTTTATATGGCGGGCGCTGGAATCCCAAAGGAATTTCCGTTATTTATACGGCCCAAAGTCAGTCGCTGGCCGCCTTAGAAATGCTTGCGCAAGATATGCCGCTACGCGCTCGTTATCTGATGATTCCAGCCAAAGTGCCCAAGCAACTGATTGCCGCCCTCGACTTGCCACAACTCCCCAGCAACTGGCGCGAACCCGCGGCGCGCAGTACGCTACAAATGATTGGCGCAACCTGGGTTAATACTGGACAGAGTGCCGTACTTGCGGTTCCTAGTGTGATTATCCCAACCGAATTGAATTACATACTGAATCCGAAGCATCCCGATTTCCCTAAGATTGAGCTTGGGCAACCTACTCCATTTACGCTTGATATGCGGCTTTTAAGCAATCTGATGCAATAG
- a CDS encoding CpaF family protein, which yields MDKSAAQVAQHVLNEHLRPIRRFLDDPNVQEVMINRYDNIWLERDGNTLYLDDIKLTETSLEAAITLLANLNHKPDALMMDCWLPGLRIATARRPVSIYGPMLCIRKHSVHRLHLQHYVQNGAFDAWPQASHNSLQPAPPTTSLNPALRRAMQSGGQALQHFFEWVMHMRQNLLVCGATSSGKTTLLNALIEVIPTDDRLITIEDTRELQVCVPNYVAFETHPAQGANIRELVRLALRCRPTRIIIGEIRGAEAFDLLNALNTGHPGSVVSFHADSCQLALTRLETLVRMAPEAQTWPLADLRQQIAATFRYVVQTQRAGVLRGPWEIREILGIKDNYYQTRLLFSKIQQETSTYDTVQ from the coding sequence ATGGACAAATCCGCTGCTCAAGTAGCTCAACACGTTCTGAATGAACATTTACGGCCCATTCGCCGCTTCCTGGATGATCCAAACGTGCAAGAGGTCATGATCAATCGTTACGATAATATTTGGCTTGAGCGCGACGGCAATACGCTTTATCTGGACGACATAAAATTAACTGAAACGAGTCTCGAAGCAGCCATTACGTTACTAGCCAATTTAAATCATAAGCCAGATGCATTGATGATGGACTGCTGGCTACCGGGTCTACGCATCGCTACCGCGCGCCGACCCGTTTCGATATATGGTCCAATGCTGTGTATCCGCAAACATAGCGTGCACCGTCTACACTTACAGCACTATGTGCAGAACGGAGCTTTTGACGCCTGGCCACAGGCCTCGCACAACTCATTACAGCCTGCGCCGCCCACCACATCGTTGAATCCAGCTTTACGCCGCGCGATGCAAAGTGGCGGCCAAGCGCTGCAGCATTTCTTTGAGTGGGTCATGCATATGCGCCAAAATTTGCTGGTCTGCGGTGCAACTTCATCAGGTAAAACCACGCTGCTTAATGCCTTAATCGAAGTCATCCCGACGGATGACCGACTCATCACGATTGAAGATACGCGTGAGTTGCAAGTCTGCGTCCCCAATTATGTAGCGTTTGAAACGCACCCAGCGCAAGGCGCTAACATACGCGAGCTCGTGCGTCTGGCGCTACGCTGCCGACCTACGCGCATCATCATCGGTGAAATTCGGGGAGCAGAGGCATTTGACTTGCTTAATGCGCTGAATACTGGTCATCCTGGTTCAGTCGTTTCATTTCACGCCGACTCCTGCCAACTAGCGCTCACCCGTCTTGAAACCTTAGTGCGGATGGCTCCTGAAGCACAAACCTGGCCTTTAGCCGATCTACGCCAGCAGATTGCGGCGACTTTCCGCTATGTAGTGCAAACCCAGCGTGCAGGCGTTCTAAGAGGCCCTTGGGAGATCCGAGAAATCCTTGGCATCAAAGACAATTACTATCAAACCCGCCTGCTATTTTCCAAAATTCAGCAAGAAACCTCTACTTATGACACCGTTCAATAA
- a CDS encoding VirB3 family type IV secretion system protein, with the protein MPSSSQSLNAQVKKVLLERQRLLAVDKRMLALLLILVFLVATTLRNYWVLLTALPGYGSIWLASQRDPDLIDIYLKYCHQADYYEPRQQLLQKRNQRPLGFARKHLC; encoded by the coding sequence ATGCCTAGCTCAAGCCAATCTCTTAACGCTCAAGTCAAAAAAGTTCTGCTTGAACGCCAGCGCTTACTCGCAGTGGATAAGCGCATGCTCGCGCTGCTGCTGATTCTCGTCTTTTTAGTTGCCACTACATTGCGCAATTATTGGGTTCTACTCACGGCGCTGCCAGGCTACGGCAGCATTTGGCTCGCCAGCCAACGAGATCCTGATTTGATCGATATTTACCTCAAATACTGCCACCAAGCGGACTATTACGAACCGCGTCAGCAGCTCTTGCAAAAACGCAATCAGCGCCCATTAGGCTTTGCCCGGAAACATCTATGTTAA
- a CDS encoding VirB4 family type IV secretion system protein, which translates to MLKLKPPKTSALEQDSPGQRRSSDTRTCSELVPWLFACNPATVVCKDSSLLAAFEYSGPDTDSITAGEMLKLIEDLTQTLISLSRQPLTLWWTVQRRRISGYDTLPLPDLYAQIVDDERRQAFAQSGSHLNRHYLTIIRPPEAGLDRFSGRLSHALSHDGLPLYKSLLQALRGTFSDQYAFAYTAAELHHQIEEFEALLGHLLAGLPNLKCSRLSGAQLSAFLHATCSPCAENQTSVDLSDHPFLDLALPDTEIIPGHDFLSFESNGRKRYAVALSIPVARENWPDQVAPTTLDDLLKIQGELTISQVYRLASQARAERFINSMRKYHDNRQLDVRGLLSAALKKGNSDQVRHNLARAQAASETDALHGEVSMGQQAYGWYNLSILAWSPVFEAGGPDSIQSASAEHTAYAQASATCKAAEAILRTAHFTPVREKLHALSAFSVTIPGMWRECARWAFIDAQVLARLAPLRTVAQGERYNLHLSREMGIACPALATFPTEYGTPFHFTGYFDDVGHVLLCGDSGSGKTSFLNLSWTLFRKYSGATIYLFDKDYSSRIPVLMQGGTYLDIAPERGESAACFNPIALLAHERHLEWLKDWILFLGSLRGYQPGAQDDMQLLNVLRATRNIDRALWRLCAIYSQLPDGPFKRQLASWVGDGAYAHYFDNLEDSFTATNLIGIEVGKIIHHPLVAPPLLDLCFYRLDDTLTMNRLNGAIAPTFIGLPEVWHLLDNPRFAKKIVDWISTLRKKLGSVWMDTQSPESYLHSPVYPSLRDNVPTCIFLPPSGSFNPSQRAALETGLGLHAGQIQGIEKGTRKRDYFITQKNGFARRISLALDLRTLAILRSELSAQAIFERHYRSGHPAWRARYFAEMTHATR; encoded by the coding sequence ATGTTAAAACTTAAGCCACCCAAAACAAGTGCTTTGGAGCAAGATTCGCCAGGCCAACGCCGCAGCTCTGATACACGCACTTGCTCTGAATTAGTGCCTTGGCTTTTTGCGTGCAATCCAGCTACTGTAGTTTGTAAAGATTCTTCATTGCTCGCTGCTTTTGAATATAGCGGCCCTGATACCGATAGCATCACGGCTGGCGAGATGCTCAAATTGATTGAAGATTTAACCCAAACTTTAATTAGCCTAAGCCGCCAACCTCTGACACTCTGGTGGACCGTGCAGCGCCGGCGCATTAGCGGCTATGACACGCTACCGCTACCCGATCTTTATGCTCAGATTGTCGACGATGAAAGACGGCAGGCTTTTGCGCAAAGTGGCAGTCATTTAAACCGTCACTACCTGACAATCATCCGTCCACCTGAAGCAGGTCTAGACCGCTTCTCAGGCAGGCTCTCGCATGCTTTATCTCATGATGGCTTGCCGCTTTACAAATCACTCTTGCAAGCGCTGCGCGGCACTTTCTCTGATCAGTACGCATTTGCTTATACTGCCGCAGAACTGCACCATCAAATAGAAGAATTCGAAGCATTATTAGGTCACTTGCTGGCTGGCTTGCCTAACCTGAAATGCAGTCGTTTAAGCGGCGCTCAATTGAGTGCGTTCTTACATGCCACGTGCTCCCCTTGTGCAGAAAATCAAACCAGCGTGGATCTATCCGACCATCCTTTTCTGGATCTTGCGCTACCTGATACGGAGATCATCCCGGGCCATGATTTTTTATCTTTTGAAAGCAATGGCCGCAAACGTTACGCGGTTGCGCTCAGCATCCCAGTGGCCCGCGAAAACTGGCCTGACCAGGTCGCTCCCACAACCCTTGACGACCTCCTCAAAATTCAGGGGGAACTCACCATCAGCCAGGTTTATCGCCTCGCCAGTCAGGCCCGCGCAGAACGCTTTATCAACAGTATGCGCAAGTATCACGATAACCGGCAACTGGATGTGCGCGGATTGCTCAGCGCCGCTTTAAAAAAAGGGAATTCTGACCAGGTGCGGCACAACTTAGCCCGTGCCCAAGCCGCCAGCGAAACGGATGCGCTGCATGGCGAAGTGTCAATGGGACAACAAGCATACGGCTGGTACAACCTCTCTATCCTGGCCTGGTCACCGGTATTTGAAGCTGGCGGACCGGATTCTATTCAATCCGCCAGCGCCGAACACACCGCTTATGCGCAAGCAAGCGCCACCTGTAAAGCCGCTGAAGCTATCTTGCGCACCGCCCATTTCACTCCTGTGCGCGAAAAACTCCATGCCCTCTCAGCCTTTAGCGTAACCATTCCCGGTATGTGGCGCGAATGCGCGCGCTGGGCTTTTATTGATGCCCAAGTGCTCGCGCGGCTTGCGCCGCTGCGTACTGTCGCGCAAGGAGAACGCTATAACTTGCACCTCAGCCGGGAAATGGGAATCGCTTGCCCAGCATTAGCGACCTTTCCAACCGAATATGGCACCCCGTTTCATTTCACCGGCTATTTTGATGATGTCGGGCATGTGCTGCTCTGCGGCGACTCCGGCTCTGGCAAAACCTCGTTTCTCAACCTGAGCTGGACGCTGTTTCGCAAATATAGCGGGGCGACGATCTATTTATTCGATAAAGACTACTCTTCGCGCATCCCGGTGCTGATGCAAGGCGGCACTTATTTAGATATTGCTCCAGAACGTGGAGAGAGCGCCGCCTGCTTTAATCCAATCGCCTTACTCGCGCATGAACGCCATTTAGAATGGCTTAAAGACTGGATTTTATTTCTAGGCAGCTTACGCGGCTATCAGCCTGGCGCACAAGACGACATGCAGCTGCTCAACGTTTTGCGCGCAACCCGCAACATTGATCGCGCGCTTTGGCGCCTCTGCGCGATCTATAGCCAGCTCCCTGATGGACCGTTCAAACGACAACTGGCTTCATGGGTGGGCGACGGCGCTTACGCCCATTACTTTGACAACCTTGAAGATAGCTTCACCGCGACCAACCTGATTGGCATAGAGGTCGGCAAAATTATTCACCACCCTTTGGTCGCCCCTCCTCTGCTCGATCTATGCTTTTATCGGCTGGACGATACCCTAACCATGAACCGGCTAAACGGCGCCATAGCCCCCACCTTTATCGGTTTGCCTGAAGTATGGCATTTGCTTGATAACCCACGCTTTGCCAAAAAAATCGTGGATTGGATCAGTACCTTGCGCAAAAAGTTAGGTAGCGTCTGGATGGATACACAGTCCCCCGAAAGTTACCTGCATTCACCCGTTTATCCGAGCCTACGCGACAATGTGCCAACCTGTATTTTCCTGCCTCCTAGCGGCAGCTTCAACCCGTCACAACGTGCCGCGCTTGAAACCGGTTTGGGGTTACATGCGGGCCAGATCCAAGGCATTGAAAAAGGCACGCGCAAACGCGACTATTTCATCACCCAAAAAAATGGATTTGCACGCCGCATTTCACTGGCGTTAGATCTTCGCACACTTGCCATACTCCGCAGCGAGCTGAGCGCACAAGCCATCTTCGAGCGCCACTACCGCTCAGGTCACCCAGCCTGGCGCGCCCGCTATTTTGCAGAAATGACCCATGCGACACGCTAA